The Gaiellales bacterium genome includes a region encoding these proteins:
- a CDS encoding amidase, whose product MTGLLDAPGWEISAAVRARRVSATEVAKGALDRVRADSWGAVWLVTEERALREAAAIDAALARGDAPGDRLLLGVPVGWKDLIDTAGDRTTYGSALYRDNVPARDAEAVERLAAAGAITVAKLATHELAWGTTTQNPHFGSCRNPHDPTRVPGGSSGGSGVALATAMVAAAPGTDTGGSIRCPASCCGVVGLKPTYGRVSLAGVRPLCTTLDHCGPMARTVRDCALQLEAMAGPPSRDARVPAVPVERWSEGLSGDLRGMRVGVAERYFFEHTAGDIVARVRRAVDALAHAGAEIVEIDLEWPTPMGEGDPFIPEGAATLQEFWPARRNEIGPDVARDLALSDGMAAVPFAATGQYRLEYAGRMLEKVRAAGIDVIASPAQAQTPPLTDALTIPYAGHPEMDVTYAMCGLTVVFNMLGWPAVSVPCGRDDAGLPAGVQLAALPWREDHCFAAAAAVEAAAL is encoded by the coding sequence GTGACCGGCCTGCTCGACGCGCCCGGCTGGGAGATCTCCGCCGCCGTCCGCGCCCGCCGCGTCTCGGCGACCGAGGTGGCAAAGGGTGCGCTCGACCGCGTCCGCGCCGACTCCTGGGGGGCGGTCTGGCTGGTCACCGAGGAGCGCGCCCTGCGCGAGGCGGCCGCGATCGACGCGGCGCTCGCCCGCGGGGATGCGCCGGGCGACCGGCTGCTGCTGGGCGTGCCGGTGGGCTGGAAGGACCTGATCGACACGGCCGGCGACCGGACGACCTACGGGAGCGCCCTGTACCGCGACAACGTCCCCGCCCGTGATGCCGAGGCCGTCGAGCGGCTGGCGGCCGCGGGCGCGATCACGGTCGCGAAGCTCGCCACGCACGAGCTCGCCTGGGGGACGACCACCCAGAACCCGCACTTCGGCTCGTGCCGCAACCCGCACGACCCGACCCGCGTTCCCGGTGGGTCGAGCGGCGGCTCCGGCGTCGCGCTCGCCACCGCGATGGTGGCGGCGGCGCCCGGCACCGACACCGGCGGGTCGATCCGCTGCCCCGCCTCGTGCTGCGGCGTCGTCGGCCTGAAGCCGACCTACGGCCGCGTCAGCCTGGCCGGCGTGCGCCCGCTCTGCACAACGCTGGACCATTGCGGCCCGATGGCGCGGACGGTGCGCGACTGCGCCCTCCAGCTCGAGGCCATGGCCGGCCCCCCGTCGCGCGACGCGCGCGTGCCCGCGGTACCGGTCGAGCGCTGGAGCGAGGGGCTCTCGGGCGACCTGCGCGGGATGCGGGTCGGCGTGGCCGAGCGCTACTTCTTCGAGCACACGGCGGGCGACATCGTCGCCCGGGTGCGCCGGGCCGTCGACGCGCTCGCCCATGCCGGCGCCGAGATCGTCGAGATCGACCTCGAGTGGCCGACGCCGATGGGCGAGGGCGACCCGTTCATCCCCGAGGGCGCTGCCACGCTGCAGGAGTTCTGGCCGGCCCGCAGGAACGAGATCGGCCCGGATGTCGCCCGCGACCTCGCCCTCTCCGACGGGATGGCCGCCGTCCCGTTCGCCGCGACCGGCCAGTACCGGCTCGAGTATGCCGGGAGGATGCTCGAGAAGGTGCGCGCCGCCGGAATCGACGTGATCGCGTCGCCGGCCCAGGCGCAGACGCCGCCGCTCACCGACGCTCTCACCATCCCGTACGCCGGCCATCCGGAGATGGACGTGACGTACGCGATGTGCGGGCTGACGGTGGTCTTCAACATGCTCGGCTGGCCGGCGGTGAGCGTGCCCTGCGGCCGCGACGACGCGGGCCTACCGGCCGGGGTCCAGCTGGCGGCGCTGCCCTGGCGCGAGGATCACTGCTTCGCGGCCGCTGCGGCCGTCGAGGCCGCCGCTCTCTGA
- a CDS encoding ATP-dependent DNA ligase: MALPLEPPVMPQLARSSGELPDGDGWLYEPKLDGFRAVVFVDGSDLFVQSRNGKTLGRYFPELRFPEGRYILDGELVIRADGGGENFEALQERIHPAASRVARLAEEMPAMFVAFDILARDDKSLLDAPLTERRAMLEEVVGEPVELIPSTADRGEAEPWLQTAEGVIAKRADAPYKPGERVGMVKVKRVRTIDCAVVGWRPGKAEGTVGSLILGLYDPDGKVYVVGHTSGFTAKYARELVGIVTPHETGEHGASEPNRWSADRDREWRGLRPDLVAEVSFDHKSGHRIRHGARLLRFRDDKRAEECALEQLER, translated from the coding sequence ATGGCGCTGCCGCTCGAACCGCCCGTGATGCCGCAGCTGGCGCGCTCGTCCGGCGAGCTTCCCGACGGCGACGGCTGGCTCTACGAGCCGAAGCTGGACGGGTTCCGCGCGGTCGTGTTCGTCGACGGGAGCGACCTCTTCGTCCAGTCGCGCAACGGCAAGACGCTCGGGCGCTACTTCCCCGAGCTGCGCTTCCCGGAGGGCCGCTACATCCTCGACGGCGAGCTCGTGATCCGCGCCGACGGCGGCGGGGAGAATTTCGAGGCGCTGCAGGAGCGCATCCATCCCGCGGCCTCGCGGGTCGCCCGCCTCGCCGAGGAGATGCCGGCGATGTTCGTGGCGTTCGACATCCTCGCCCGCGACGACAAGTCGCTGCTCGACGCGCCCCTCACGGAGCGCCGCGCGATGCTCGAGGAGGTCGTCGGGGAGCCGGTGGAGCTGATCCCCTCGACCGCCGACCGGGGCGAGGCCGAGCCCTGGCTGCAGACGGCCGAGGGCGTGATCGCCAAGCGCGCCGACGCGCCCTACAAGCCCGGCGAGCGGGTCGGGATGGTGAAGGTGAAACGGGTGCGCACGATCGACTGCGCGGTCGTGGGCTGGCGCCCCGGCAAGGCCGAGGGCACCGTCGGCTCGCTGATCCTGGGGCTCTACGACCCGGACGGCAAGGTGTACGTCGTCGGGCACACGTCAGGCTTCACTGCCAAGTACGCCCGGGAGCTGGTCGGCATCGTCACGCCCCACGAGACGGGCGAGCACGGCGCCTCGGAGCCGAACCGCTGGAGCGCCGACCGCGACCGTGAGTGGCGCGGCCTGCGCCCCGACCTGGTCGCGGAGGTCAGCTTCGACCACAAGAGCGGCCATCGCATCCGCCACGGCGCCCGCCTGCTGCGGTTCCGCGACGACAAGCGCGCCGAGGAGTGCGCGCTGGAGCAGCTCGAGCGCTAG
- a CDS encoding BolA/IbaG family iron-sulfur metabolism protein — translation MQLTDQVRELLEGAFPGGEVEVSAFSGSDHLSARVRSDRFEGKSLIEQHKLVYAPVQHLISDGTIHALQITTEV, via the coding sequence ATGCAGTTGACCGATCAAGTGCGCGAGCTCCTGGAGGGAGCGTTCCCCGGCGGAGAGGTCGAGGTGTCGGCGTTCTCGGGCAGCGACCACCTGTCCGCGCGCGTCCGGTCCGACCGCTTCGAGGGCAAGTCGCTGATCGAGCAGCACAAGCTGGTGTACGCGCCGGTGCAGCACCTCATCTCGGACGGCACCATCCACGCGTTGCAGATCACAACGGAGGTCTAG
- a CDS encoding hydantoinase/oxoprolinase family protein, with the protein MRAIVGVDVGGTFTDVALIAGRRLVTAKVATTVADPAEGVIEGVRVALERAGIGAGAVAHFGHGTTVATNAMLERRGARTAYVATRGFADVPALGRQARPHLYRPEVAPPAPLAEVTAEVDERMGPDGVIEPLDEGSVAAAARRLRRERVEAAAVCLLHAYADPAHEQAVAAALREALPDVHVVASHEVAAEFREFERASTTIADAYLGPVAGRYLRRLAATAEAEGLPAPAVMQSNGGVCDLEEAAGHPARLLLSGPAGGVAAVVASGIRDAISFDMGGTSTDVCLIRDGVAGRSAERRVGGLPLRLPQLDIHTVGAGGGSVAWIDSGGALRVGPQSAGADPGPACYGRGGELPTVTDANLILGRLDPDVPLAGGLRLGVAAARAAMEEVAGGFADLRAAAEGVVAVTNAEMVRAIGVVSVEQGHDPRELDLVAFGGAGPLHACDVADRLGMRAVVVPAAGGVLSALGIAAGERRRSAVESVMAPLERFVSDFPDPPRAPRGGSVEVECDLRYRGQAHELTVALRPRASLATRFHARHRERYGFDDPDAEIEVTSVRTSVVAPGAAYELDRAGRVPAVRGPASVPLEGATLWVADGWTARRGGDGSWRVTR; encoded by the coding sequence ATGCGCGCGATCGTGGGAGTCGACGTGGGCGGCACGTTCACCGACGTCGCCCTGATCGCCGGGAGGCGGCTCGTCACGGCCAAGGTCGCGACGACCGTCGCCGACCCCGCCGAGGGCGTGATCGAGGGCGTCCGGGTTGCCCTGGAGCGCGCCGGGATCGGCGCCGGAGCCGTGGCCCATTTCGGCCACGGCACGACGGTCGCGACGAACGCGATGCTCGAGCGCCGCGGTGCCCGCACCGCCTACGTCGCCACCCGCGGCTTCGCCGACGTGCCCGCCCTGGGCCGGCAGGCGCGGCCGCACCTGTACCGGCCGGAGGTCGCGCCGCCGGCGCCGCTGGCGGAGGTGACGGCCGAGGTGGACGAGCGCATGGGGCCGGACGGGGTGATCGAGCCGCTCGACGAGGGGTCGGTGGCAGCGGCCGCCCGGCGGCTGCGGCGCGAGCGGGTCGAGGCGGCCGCCGTCTGCCTGCTCCACGCCTACGCCGACCCCGCCCACGAGCAGGCCGTGGCCGCCGCGCTGCGCGAGGCGCTGCCGGACGTCCACGTGGTCGCGTCGCACGAGGTGGCGGCCGAGTTTCGCGAGTTCGAGCGCGCGTCGACCACGATCGCCGACGCCTACCTCGGCCCGGTCGCGGGGCGGTACCTGCGCCGGCTGGCGGCCACCGCCGAGGCGGAGGGGCTGCCGGCGCCCGCCGTGATGCAGTCGAACGGCGGCGTGTGCGACCTGGAGGAGGCGGCCGGGCATCCGGCCCGGCTCCTGCTGTCCGGCCCGGCGGGCGGCGTCGCCGCGGTGGTCGCCTCCGGCATCCGCGACGCCATCAGCTTCGACATGGGCGGCACGTCCACCGACGTGTGCCTGATCCGCGACGGCGTGGCGGGGCGGAGCGCCGAGCGACGGGTGGGCGGCCTCCCGCTGCGGCTGCCGCAGCTCGACATCCATACGGTCGGGGCGGGCGGCGGCAGCGTCGCCTGGATCGATTCCGGCGGGGCGCTGCGGGTGGGGCCGCAGAGCGCGGGGGCCGATCCCGGGCCGGCCTGCTACGGCCGCGGCGGCGAGCTGCCGACGGTCACCGACGCCAACCTCATCCTGGGCCGGCTCGACCCCGACGTGCCGCTCGCGGGCGGCCTCCGGCTGGGCGTCGCCGCCGCGCGCGCCGCGATGGAGGAGGTGGCGGGCGGCTTCGCCGACCTGCGCGCCGCCGCGGAGGGCGTCGTCGCGGTCACGAACGCCGAGATGGTGCGCGCCATCGGCGTCGTCAGCGTCGAGCAGGGCCACGACCCGCGCGAGCTCGACCTGGTCGCGTTCGGCGGGGCCGGGCCGCTGCACGCGTGCGACGTGGCCGACCGCCTGGGCATGCGCGCCGTCGTCGTGCCGGCCGCGGGTGGCGTGCTCTCGGCGCTCGGGATCGCCGCCGGCGAGCGGCGCCGCTCGGCGGTGGAGAGCGTGATGGCGCCGCTGGAGCGGTTCGTCTCGGACTTCCCGGATCCGCCGCGGGCGCCTCGGGGCGGCTCCGTCGAGGTCGAGTGCGACCTGCGCTACCGCGGCCAGGCCCACGAGCTGACCGTCGCGCTGCGGCCTCGCGCGTCGCTCGCGACCCGCTTCCACGCCCGCCACCGCGAGCGCTACGGGTTCGACGACCCCGATGCCGAGATCGAGGTCACGAGCGTGCGCACCTCGGTGGTCGCGCCCGGCGCAGCCTACGAGCTCGACCGGGCCGGCCGCGTTCCCGCGGTGCGTGGGCCGGCGTCTGTGCCGCTCGAGGGGGCGACGCTGTGGGTGGCCGACGGCTGGACGGCGCGGCGCGGCGGCGACGGCTCCTGGAGGGTGACGCGATGA
- a CDS encoding C45 family peptidase, producing the protein MDVARHHSAERTPGARGVTFGRAQKERIALVMNVYRRLFAVSAGLTGDDLRRLGSQALDRIAAWSPALLEEIDGIAHGSGFEVELIGALNARTELLAASAGECSTIACLGTATASGSAFGIQTWDWHEELREGWLVWTIDHADGRRVETVTEAGIVGKIGVNGSGVGVLLNILGHHDDHPPVAVPVHALCRRVLDEADGAVAALTMAASATMSASSAVTIVADDADGGVACTVEVSPAGPGFVMPDERGVLVHTNHFLADPGRQADTMVREAPDTLLRLDHARRRVAAIEGPIDTEDVLEAMDSHRGGAGAICCHPAQGAVFGDRWTTLATVVVEPARAELRVSAGGPCQRAAASTAAAAAKQ; encoded by the coding sequence ATGGACGTTGCCCGCCACCACTCCGCCGAACGCACGCCGGGGGCGCGGGGGGTCACGTTCGGGCGCGCCCAGAAGGAGCGCATCGCGCTCGTCATGAACGTCTACCGGCGCCTCTTCGCCGTCAGCGCCGGGCTGACCGGCGACGACCTGCGCCGCCTGGGCTCGCAGGCCCTCGACCGGATCGCGGCCTGGTCGCCCGCGCTGCTCGAGGAGATCGACGGGATCGCCCACGGCAGCGGCTTCGAGGTCGAGCTGATCGGCGCGCTGAACGCGCGCACCGAGCTGCTCGCGGCATCGGCAGGCGAGTGCTCGACCATCGCCTGCCTCGGCACCGCCACCGCCTCGGGAAGCGCCTTCGGCATCCAGACGTGGGACTGGCACGAGGAGCTGCGCGAGGGCTGGCTCGTCTGGACGATCGACCACGCCGACGGGCGCCGGGTCGAGACGGTCACCGAGGCGGGCATCGTCGGCAAGATCGGCGTGAACGGCTCCGGCGTCGGCGTGCTCCTGAACATCCTCGGCCACCACGACGACCACCCGCCCGTGGCCGTGCCGGTGCACGCGCTGTGCCGGCGGGTGCTGGACGAGGCCGACGGCGCCGTCGCCGCCCTCACGATGGCCGCGAGCGCGACGATGTCGGCGTCCTCCGCCGTCACGATCGTGGCCGACGACGCCGACGGCGGCGTGGCCTGCACGGTCGAGGTGTCGCCGGCCGGCCCCGGCTTCGTGATGCCGGACGAGCGCGGCGTGCTCGTCCACACGAACCACTTCCTCGCCGATCCCGGCCGCCAGGCCGACACGATGGTGCGCGAGGCGCCGGACACGCTCCTGCGGCTCGATCACGCCCGCCGCCGCGTGGCCGCGATCGAGGGGCCGATCGACACGGAGGACGTGCTCGAGGCGATGGACAGCCACCGCGGCGGCGCCGGGGCGATCTGCTGCCATCCCGCCCAGGGCGCCGTCTTCGGCGACCGCTGGACGACGCTCGCGACGGTGGTCGTCGAGCCGGCCCGGGCCGAGCTGCGCGTGTCGGCAGGCGGGCCCTGTCAGAGAGCGGCGGCCTCGACGGCCGCAGCGGCCGCGAAGCAGTGA
- the grxD gene encoding Grx4 family monothiol glutaredoxin translates to MIVTEEQIREELNDAIRRNRVMLFMKGTPDMPRCGFSARTVQILDATGADYAAMDILPDPRIREQLSAQSGWPTIPQLFIDGELVGGCDIVTELYQSGELAKMVAPAA, encoded by the coding sequence ATGATCGTCACCGAAGAGCAGATCCGCGAGGAGCTCAATGACGCGATCCGGCGAAACCGGGTCATGCTGTTCATGAAGGGCACCCCCGACATGCCGCGCTGCGGGTTCTCGGCCCGCACCGTCCAGATTCTCGACGCGACGGGCGCCGACTACGCGGCGATGGACATCCTGCCGGATCCGCGCATCCGCGAGCAGCTCTCGGCCCAGTCCGGCTGGCCGACGATCCCGCAGCTCTTCATCGACGGGGAGCTGGTGGGAGGCTGCGACATCGTGACCGAGCTCTACCAGTCGGGTGAGCTCGCGAAGATGGTGGCGCCGGCTGCCTGA
- a CDS encoding hydantoinase B/oxoprolinase family protein, producing the protein MIDPAALQVLAASLRGVAEEMGAALVRSAHSANIKERRDCSTALFDPDGRMVAQAEHMPVHLGAMPDAVAAVRALDPRPGAVYVLNDPYTGGTHLPDITLVAAVDDLGLVCSRAHHADVGGMQPASMPAGATELIQEGVVIPPVELTADVRRVLVANMRKRAERLADLRAQEACMVVGAERLRELAARLGRRRLVEGMDELYRYSERRTRAAIAELPDGSFRARDAIEGDGIHTRDIPIEVEVRIAGDDLVADFAGTAPQQGGNVNCPLSVTRSAVYYVVRAVCDPDIPASGGAFAPVTVVAPEGCLVNAVSPGAVVAGNTETSSRIVDVVMSAMGRAVDVPAHGQGTMNNVTFGTPAFTYYETLGGGQGGSPAGPGPSGVHVAMSNTMNTPIEALEREYPLRIERYARRPGTGGAGRNRGGDGVVRVYRVLEDCRLGIMSERRRHGPKGAAGGADGSPGRNILNGRRLPAKCSLDLHAGDVLEIRTPGGGGWGSG; encoded by the coding sequence ATGATCGATCCGGCCGCGCTGCAGGTGCTGGCCGCGTCGCTGCGCGGCGTTGCCGAGGAGATGGGAGCGGCGCTCGTGCGCTCGGCCCACTCGGCCAACATCAAGGAGCGGCGCGACTGCTCGACGGCGCTCTTCGACCCGGACGGGCGCATGGTCGCCCAGGCCGAGCACATGCCCGTCCACCTCGGCGCGATGCCGGACGCCGTGGCGGCGGTGCGCGCGCTCGATCCCCGCCCCGGCGCCGTCTACGTCCTGAACGACCCGTACACGGGCGGGACGCACCTGCCCGACATCACGCTCGTCGCGGCCGTCGACGACCTTGGCCTCGTCTGCTCGCGGGCCCATCACGCCGACGTGGGCGGCATGCAGCCGGCGAGCATGCCGGCCGGAGCGACCGAGCTGATCCAGGAGGGCGTCGTCATCCCGCCGGTCGAGCTGACGGCCGACGTGCGCCGCGTGCTCGTCGCCAACATGCGCAAGCGGGCGGAGCGGCTGGCCGACCTGCGCGCGCAGGAGGCGTGCATGGTGGTCGGCGCGGAGCGGCTGCGGGAGCTGGCGGCGAGGCTCGGCCGGCGGCGGCTGGTCGAGGGCATGGACGAGCTCTACCGCTACAGCGAGCGCCGCACCCGGGCGGCGATCGCGGAGCTGCCGGACGGGAGCTTCCGCGCACGCGACGCGATCGAGGGCGACGGGATCCACACGCGCGACATCCCGATCGAGGTCGAGGTGCGGATCGCCGGCGACGACCTCGTCGCCGACTTCGCAGGCACCGCCCCGCAGCAGGGCGGGAACGTGAACTGCCCGCTCTCGGTCACGCGCTCGGCCGTCTACTACGTCGTCCGCGCCGTCTGCGACCCGGACATCCCGGCATCCGGCGGCGCCTTCGCGCCGGTGACCGTGGTCGCGCCGGAGGGCTGCCTCGTGAACGCCGTCTCGCCGGGCGCAGTCGTGGCCGGGAACACGGAGACGTCGAGCCGGATCGTCGACGTCGTCATGTCTGCGATGGGCCGGGCCGTCGACGTCCCCGCGCACGGCCAGGGGACGATGAACAACGTCACCTTCGGCACCCCGGCGTTCACCTACTACGAGACGCTCGGCGGCGGCCAGGGCGGATCGCCGGCGGGGCCGGGCCCGAGCGGCGTGCACGTGGCGATGTCGAACACGATGAACACGCCGATCGAGGCACTCGAGCGCGAGTACCCGCTGCGGATCGAGCGCTACGCCCGCCGGCCCGGGACGGGCGGCGCCGGCCGGAACCGCGGCGGCGACGGCGTGGTGCGCGTCTACCGCGTGCTCGAGGACTGCCGCCTCGGGATCATGAGCGAGCGCCGCCGCCACGGCCCGAAGGGCGCCGCGGGCGGCGCGGACGGCTCCCCGGGCCGGAACATCCTGAACGGCCGCCGCCTGCCCGCCAAATGCAGCCTCGACCTGCACGCCGGCGACGTCCTCGAGATCCGCACCCCCGGCGGCGGCGGCTGGGGCTCGGGGTAG
- a CDS encoding cytochrome c oxidase assembly protein: MVDPWRIEADPAWAAAILIAAIDYAVVVRSWRRGGIETPRWQIASFAAGLALIAIALLSPLEHIALTSLLSVHLLQNVILADWAPPLLVLGLSAAMIAACERRGPVRLVTSPAFALAYWLAAWYVLHIPAVYGYALTHRWALGIEHLVFLTAGIVFWWPVLAPGRMQPGPKLFYLFGAFIAAAPVALALALTHPQYSFYVHAPRLWGISPLEDQQLGAIAMAVEQAAILFAACSVVFFRLMAQDEAGDAGVGFEA, encoded by the coding sequence ATGGTCGACCCCTGGCGGATCGAAGCCGACCCGGCGTGGGCCGCCGCCATCCTCATCGCTGCGATCGACTATGCGGTGGTCGTCCGCTCGTGGCGCCGCGGTGGGATCGAGACGCCGAGATGGCAGATCGCGTCGTTCGCCGCGGGCCTCGCGCTGATCGCGATCGCGCTGCTCTCGCCGCTCGAGCACATCGCGCTGACCTCGCTCCTCTCCGTCCACCTGCTCCAGAACGTGATCCTGGCCGACTGGGCGCCGCCCCTGCTCGTGCTCGGCCTGTCGGCCGCCATGATCGCCGCCTGCGAGCGCCGCGGCCCGGTGCGGCTGGTCACGTCGCCGGCGTTCGCGCTCGCCTACTGGCTGGCAGCCTGGTACGTGCTCCACATCCCGGCCGTCTACGGGTACGCGCTCACGCACCGCTGGGCCCTCGGCATCGAGCACCTCGTGTTCCTGACCGCCGGGATCGTGTTCTGGTGGCCGGTGCTCGCGCCCGGCCGGATGCAGCCGGGGCCGAAGCTCTTCTACCTGTTCGGCGCGTTCATCGCCGCCGCGCCGGTGGCGCTCGCGCTCGCCCTGACCCACCCCCAGTACAGCTTCTACGTCCACGCCCCGCGCCTGTGGGGGATCTCGCCGCTCGAGGACCAGCAGCTCGGCGCGATCGCGATGGCGGTCGAGCAGGCCGCCATCCTGTTCGCCGCCTGCTCGGTGGTCTTCTTCCGGCTCATGGCGCAGGATGAGGCCGGCGACGCCGGGGTAGGCTTCGAGGCGTGA
- a CDS encoding ATP-dependent Clp protease adaptor ClpS, producing the protein MATTVAPPVRKQKPRRTGPGSGSGKPWMVIVRNDDHNTFDGVAFALARTIPGVSFERGQAMANTIHNSGKAVVWTGDKERAELYWEQLAGFGLTMAPLTPAG; encoded by the coding sequence ATGGCGACGACGGTCGCACCGCCCGTCCGCAAGCAGAAGCCGCGCCGAACCGGGCCGGGGTCGGGCTCCGGCAAGCCGTGGATGGTGATCGTCCGAAACGACGACCACAACACCTTCGACGGCGTCGCCTTCGCGCTCGCGCGCACCATCCCGGGCGTGTCGTTCGAGCGCGGCCAGGCGATGGCGAACACGATCCACAACTCCGGCAAGGCCGTCGTTTGGACCGGCGACAAGGAGCGGGCCGAGCTCTACTGGGAGCAGCTGGCCGGCTTCGGCCTGACGATGGCGCCGCTCACCCCCGCAGGCTGA
- a CDS encoding FAD-dependent oxidoreductase has protein sequence MVGAGVVGLSAARALREDGFAVTVYERDRIGSRLGSSPGRSRIYRRSYRHTDYVHLARRAIEEWQRLDPGVLRNTGLLEYGSGVELHAAALEACGEAYRWLEPSEASALFPEARFEGPVLYDEEAGAVMADEALRALAEGIDVREGVTVADPRELDADVICACLGSWLGPMFGLPLSPRIEQVAYFAGAPDTRPSVIDHGASDRRLHYGLIAPGVGYKVGEDGAQPGVWDPDRGDRPIDPALLDRLAADVRATFPGLDPRPIHAEACLYTMSPDGDFVLDRIDGVIVCGGDSGHAFKFGPLLGRLMADMASGRPLPPEAARFRADRLPAATA, from the coding sequence GTGGTTGGGGCCGGCGTCGTCGGCCTCTCGGCCGCCCGCGCGCTGCGCGAGGACGGCTTCGCCGTCACGGTCTACGAGCGCGACCGGATCGGCTCGCGGCTGGGCTCCTCGCCCGGCCGCTCGCGCATCTACCGGCGCAGCTACCGGCACACGGACTACGTGCACCTGGCCCGGCGCGCGATCGAGGAGTGGCAGCGGCTCGACCCGGGCGTGCTCCGCAATACCGGTCTGCTGGAGTACGGCTCGGGCGTCGAGCTGCACGCCGCCGCGCTCGAGGCCTGCGGCGAGGCCTACCGCTGGCTGGAGCCGTCCGAGGCGAGCGCCCTCTTCCCCGAGGCCCGCTTCGAGGGGCCGGTGCTCTACGACGAGGAGGCCGGCGCGGTCATGGCCGACGAGGCGCTGCGCGCGCTCGCCGAGGGCATCGACGTGCGCGAGGGCGTCACGGTGGCCGACCCCCGCGAGCTCGACGCCGACGTGATCTGCGCCTGCCTCGGCTCGTGGCTCGGGCCGATGTTCGGGCTGCCGCTGTCGCCCCGGATCGAGCAGGTCGCCTACTTCGCCGGGGCGCCGGACACCCGGCCGTCCGTGATCGACCACGGCGCCTCCGACCGCCGCCTGCACTACGGCCTGATCGCCCCCGGCGTCGGCTACAAGGTGGGCGAGGACGGCGCCCAACCGGGCGTGTGGGATCCCGATCGCGGCGACCGCCCGATCGACCCGGCGCTCCTCGACCGCCTCGCCGCCGACGTGCGCGCCACCTTCCCCGGGCTCGACCCGCGCCCGATCCACGCCGAGGCCTGCCTGTACACCATGTCACCCGACGGCGACTTCGTTCTCGATAGGATCGACGGCGTGATCGTCTGTGGCGGGGACAGCGGCCATGCCTTCAAGTTTGGGCCACTCCTGGGACGCCTGATGGCCGATATGGCCTCGGGCCGTCCGCTGCCGCCCGAGGCCGCTCGCTTCCGCGCCGACCGGCTGCCGGCGGCGACCGCGTGA
- a CDS encoding zinc metallopeptidase: protein MYFYLLLAIPPLVAGLLAQAWVRRTFTEASKVQAVSGLTGAQVSRRMLDEGGLTSVSVEGISGELSDHYDPRTKTMRLSQPVGGSNSVAAVAVAAHETGHAFQDARHEAGFRFRGALVPATGFASQAWFPIFLIGLFMGVTNLALLGVALFAAIVLFQLATLPVEFGASRKAMAMLTTSGVISQAQTPVARKVLTAAALTYVVATLAAIWQLAILLLQARR from the coding sequence ATGTACTTCTACCTCTTGCTCGCAATCCCGCCGCTCGTCGCCGGCCTCCTGGCCCAGGCGTGGGTGCGGCGGACATTCACCGAAGCCTCCAAGGTGCAGGCCGTCTCCGGCCTCACCGGCGCGCAGGTCAGCCGGCGCATGCTCGACGAGGGCGGCCTCACGAGCGTCAGCGTCGAGGGCATCTCCGGCGAGCTCTCCGACCACTACGACCCGCGCACGAAGACCATGCGGCTCTCACAGCCCGTGGGCGGATCGAACTCGGTCGCCGCGGTCGCCGTGGCGGCCCACGAGACCGGCCACGCGTTCCAGGACGCCCGCCACGAGGCCGGGTTCCGGTTCCGCGGCGCGCTCGTCCCGGCGACGGGATTCGCCTCCCAGGCCTGGTTCCCGATCTTCCTGATCGGCCTCTTCATGGGCGTCACGAACCTGGCGCTGCTCGGCGTGGCGCTGTTCGCCGCGATCGTGCTCTTCCAGCTGGCCACCCTGCCGGTCGAGTTCGGCGCCAGCCGCAAGGCGATGGCGATGCTGACGACCTCGGGCGTGATCAGCCAGGCCCAGACGCCGGTCGCCCGCAAGGTGCTGACCGCCGCCGCGCTGACCTATGTCGTGGCCACGCTGGCTGCGATCTGGCAGCTCGCGATCCTGCTGCTGCAGGCGCGGCGGTAG